A genomic region of Antennarius striatus isolate MH-2024 chromosome 16, ASM4005453v1, whole genome shotgun sequence contains the following coding sequences:
- the qtrt1 gene encoding queuine tRNA-ribosyltransferase catalytic subunit 1: MSHAQCNMAATVERGGNTNLSKSMSLQKTLSAASPLVLRIVAECPVTKARACDLILPRSAVSTPVFMPVGTQGTLKGITVDQLEDLGCKICLGNTYHLGMRPGPDLIEKANGLHGFMNWKRNLLTDSGGFQMVSLVELSEVTEEGVKFKSPYDGKEIILSPEKSISIQNSLGSDIMMQLDDVVSSTVTGPRVEEAMHRSVRWLDRCIAANKNPDRQNLFAIIQGGLNAELRKACLNEMTQRDVPGFAIGGLSGGEEKEDFWRMVTLSTDYLPREKPRYLMGVGYAVDLVVCVALGCDMFDCVFPTRTARFGSALVPWGSLQLKQKMYAKDFQPIDPDCQCPTCKRHSRAYLHALFKIDTAAMHHITIHNIAYQFTLMRSVRQSIVEGRFPEFIQTFMRRMFPSRDQYPGWAVDALASVNITLE, translated from the exons ATGTCACATGCTCAGTGCAATATGGCTGCTACAGTGGAACGTGGAGGTAATACAAATCTCTCAAAAAGCATGTCCCTTCAGAAGACGCTGTCTGCAGCCTCTCCACTCGTTCTTCGAATCGTTGCTGAATGTCCGGTTACAAAAGCAAGAGCTTGTGACCTGATTTTGCCACGCAGCGCCGTTAGCACTCCGGTTTTCATGCCGGTCGGGACCCAGGGGACCCTGAAGGGAATCACTGTAGACCAGCTGGAGGATCTGGGGTGTAAGATCTGTCTGGGAAACACATATCACCTGGGGATGAGGCCG GGTCCGGATTTGATTGAGAAAGCCAATGGTTTGCATGGGTTCATGAACTGGAAGAGAAATCTTCTAACG GACAGCGGGGGGTTTCAGATGGTGTCTCTTGTTGAACTCTCAGAGGTCACCGAGGAAGGAGTGAAGTTCAAGTCACCCTACGATGGCAAAGAGATTATACTCAGTCCTGAGAAATCCATCAGCATACAGAACAGTCTGG GGTCAGACATCATGATGCAGTTGGATGATGTTGTCAGTAGTACAGTGACAGGACCTCGTGTGGAGGAAGCAATGCACCGATCAGTACGCTGGCTGGATCGTTGCATAGCAGCGAATAAAAACCCAGACAGACAGAACCTTTTTGCCATCATCCAGGGAGGGTTGAATGCAGAGCTACGAAAAGCTTGTCTAAACG AAATGACTCAGCGTGATGTTCCTGGTTTTGCCATTGGAGGACTgagtggaggagaagagaaagaggactTCTGGAGGATGGTCACACTGAGCACTGACTACTTGCCACGAGAAAAGCCTCGCTATCTCATGGGTGTGGG GTATGCTGTGGATTTGGTGGTGTGTGTAGCTCTGGGATGCGATATGTTCGACTGCGTGTTCCCTACACGCACTGCA AGGTTTGGCTCAGCTTTGGTGCCCTGGGGTTCTCTACaattgaaacagaaaatgtacGCTAAGGACTTCCAGCCCATTGACCCAGACTGCCAGTGCCCCACCTGCAAGAG ACACAGTCGGGCCTACCTACATGCTCTGTTCAAGATTGACACTGCTGCCATGCATCACATCACCATCCATAACATTGCCTACCAG tTCACCCTGATGCGTTCTGTGAGACAGAGCATTGTGGAAGGCCGATTCCCTGAGTTCATACAGACGTTTATGAGGCGAATGTTTCCATCTCGTGACCAGTACCCCGGATGGGCCGTCGATGCTCTCGCCTCAGTCAACATCACACTGGAATAG